Proteins encoded in a region of the Armatimonadota bacterium genome:
- the dapB gene encoding 4-hydroxy-tetrahydrodipicolinate reductase: MTTNTEDIIRVAVAGACGRMGKLVVQTVLKQPDMALVSAIDKQHVGEDIGTIAVEHPIGITVTDHVTESLTQTQPHVLVDFTTLGAAVSHIYTALEHGVIPVVGTSGFSAQTLSDIREAVERTGTACIIVPNFAIGAVLMMRFAKEAARYFPNAEIIELHHDGKIDAPSGTAIRTAEMIAATRTERPRQIVQEQKFEGARGASIANVPVHSVRLPGLVAHQMVIFGGQGEVLTIRHDSMDRQSFMPGVMLAIRKARQVQGLVVGLEHLL, encoded by the coding sequence ATGACGACTAACACAGAAGACATCATTCGCGTAGCCGTCGCCGGAGCGTGCGGGCGCATGGGCAAGCTGGTGGTACAGACGGTGCTGAAGCAGCCCGACATGGCTCTGGTGAGTGCGATTGATAAGCAGCACGTGGGCGAGGACATCGGCACGATAGCGGTGGAACATCCCATCGGCATCACCGTGACCGACCATGTCACCGAATCGCTGACACAGACCCAGCCACACGTGCTGGTAGACTTCACCACGCTAGGCGCGGCGGTGAGCCATATCTATACCGCACTTGAGCACGGCGTGATACCGGTGGTGGGAACTAGCGGCTTCTCCGCCCAGACGCTTTCCGATATCCGCGAGGCGGTGGAACGTACGGGTACCGCGTGTATCATCGTGCCCAATTTCGCCATCGGCGCGGTGCTGATGATGCGATTTGCAAAAGAAGCTGCGCGCTACTTTCCTAACGCAGAGATTATCGAACTCCATCACGACGGGAAGATAGACGCTCCATCGGGAACCGCTATCCGCACCGCCGAGATGATAGCCGCCACACGCACCGAACGCCCGCGCCAGATTGTGCAGGAGCAGAAATTTGAAGGAGCGCGAGGCGCGAGCATCGCCAACGTACCAGTGCACAGCGTTCGCCTGCCCGGTCTGGTGGCTCATCAGATGGTGATTTTCGGTGGGCAGGGCGAGGTTTTAACTATCCGGCACGATTCGATGGACCGGCAGTCCTTTATGCCCGGAGTGATGCTTGCCATTCGCAAAGCGCGGCAGGTGCAGGGATTAGTGGTCGGGCTGGAGCATCTATTGTGA
- a CDS encoding hypothetical protein (possible pseudo, frameshifted), whose amino-acid sequence MNDTLTEKLQSLPALPGVYLFKDVQGTVLYVGKAVSLRSRVRSYFHKSAELSIKTRRLVEKIADVEWIVTDTELEALVLECNLIKRYRPPYNIRLRDDKQYPFLCLTTSEPFPRLILARRAKNDGNRYFGPYSGSRPIYQTIHLLNRLFPLVTCGEAFTGEPVRKPCLYYHLGRCPAPCAGLADKQRYRETVREVEMFLNGKHEKLLKGLYRQMEEAAERLEFERAAALRDQIRAVEQVMLQQKVVSTDMVDQDVLAYAADEQRALVQMFFIRGGKLIGQQHFFLDGASGEDQRAALQEFLKQYYDQAQDVPGEILLPAPIEEAQIIEQWLRQKKGKRVELHAPQRG is encoded by the coding sequence GTGAACGACACGCTGACCGAAAAACTGCAATCGCTTCCCGCTCTGCCGGGAGTATATCTCTTCAAGGATGTGCAGGGGACGGTGCTCTATGTGGGCAAAGCGGTATCCTTGCGCTCGCGGGTGCGTTCATATTTCCACAAAAGCGCGGAACTCTCTATCAAGACCCGTCGCCTCGTGGAAAAAATCGCCGATGTGGAATGGATAGTCACCGACACCGAGCTGGAAGCGCTGGTGCTGGAGTGCAACCTGATTAAACGCTATCGCCCGCCGTACAATATCCGCCTGCGCGACGACAAACAGTATCCTTTTCTATGCTTAACCACCTCCGAGCCGTTTCCTCGCCTGATACTGGCACGTCGTGCCAAAAACGATGGTAACCGCTATTTTGGTCCCTACTCCGGCAGCCGACCGATTTACCAGACCATCCATTTGCTGAACCGCCTCTTTCCGCTGGTGACCTGTGGCGAGGCGTTCACCGGCGAGCCGGTACGCAAGCCATGCCTGTACTACCATTTAGGCAGGTGCCCCGCTCCCTGTGCGGGACTTGCCGATAAGCAACGCTACCGCGAGACAGTACGTGAAGTGGAGATGTTCCTGAACGGCAAACATGAGAAGCTGCTGAAAGGGTTGTATAGGCAGATGGAGGAGGCAGCAGAGAGGCTGGAGTTCGAACGTGCCGCCGCCCTGCGTGACCAGATACGCGCTGTCGAACAGGTAATGCTGCAGCAAAAGGTGGTTTCCACAGACATGGTGGACCAGGACGTGCTGGCGTACGCGGCGGACGAACAGCGCGCGCTGGTGCAAATGTTCTTCATCCGCGGGGGCAAGCTGATCGGACAGCAGCACTTTTTCCTAGACGGAGCCAGCGGTGAAGACCAACGCGCTGCCCTGCAAGAATTCCTCAAACAATATTACGACCAGGCGCAGGACGTGCCCGGCGAGATTCTGCTGCCCGCACCCATCGAGGAAGCGCAAATCATCGAGCAATGGTTACGCCAGAAGAAGGGCAAAAGGGTGGAACTACACGCCCCACAGCGAGGGTAA
- a CDS encoding MFS transporter, whose protein sequence is MHPQRNNQPSLRRDWGLFGALTFCFAFGFAVYNGIFQNFIREVLRVSPSQLGVLESLRETPGLLTAPIAGTLVAFAEPRLAGLALLVCASGIGATGMAGSYWVLVGFNVWWSIGFHLWSSVSPSITLALAGGREGGRHLGRMGAIGSIAVLVALGSARLFKAYLSYKVLFLIAGAMIAVAAILAFLLSSHAASGQRQPIILRREYSLYYMLTFLEGCRRQIFSTFASYVLILVYQTPVQTMLSLAFLNAALGAVAAPTVGRLVDRYGERRMLTLYYVLIACVFAGYATFRDLRLLYMLFVTDSVLFSFSMGITVFLNRIVHKGELTPSLAMGTTMNHVAAVIMPVLGGVLWKMLDDYRIPFWIGLGVAFLSLVTVQRIPTQRESLAAATEQVHDGVG, encoded by the coding sequence ATGCACCCTCAGCGGAACAACCAACCCTCTTTACGGCGAGACTGGGGCTTGTTCGGCGCCCTGACCTTTTGCTTCGCCTTTGGCTTTGCTGTGTATAACGGCATCTTCCAGAACTTTATCCGCGAAGTGTTGCGCGTCTCGCCGTCGCAGCTGGGCGTGCTGGAATCGTTGCGCGAGACGCCGGGTTTGCTCACCGCGCCTATCGCAGGCACACTGGTGGCGTTTGCTGAACCCAGACTGGCTGGGCTGGCGCTGCTGGTGTGTGCATCAGGCATCGGCGCGACGGGCATGGCAGGCAGTTACTGGGTGTTGGTAGGCTTCAACGTGTGGTGGTCTATCGGCTTTCACCTATGGTCATCGGTGTCGCCTTCTATCACGCTGGCACTGGCAGGGGGGCGAGAGGGAGGCAGACACCTAGGGCGGATGGGCGCGATCGGCTCTATCGCCGTGCTGGTAGCACTGGGTTCGGCCAGGCTGTTCAAAGCGTATCTTTCCTACAAGGTGTTATTTCTTATCGCCGGAGCGATGATCGCCGTAGCCGCGATCCTGGCGTTTCTGCTTTCCTCTCATGCTGCCAGCGGTCAACGCCAACCTATTATCCTGCGGCGGGAGTACAGCCTGTACTACATGCTGACCTTTCTGGAGGGTTGTCGCCGACAGATATTCAGCACTTTCGCTTCCTATGTGCTGATACTGGTGTACCAGACGCCGGTGCAGACCATGCTTTCGCTGGCTTTTCTCAATGCGGCACTGGGAGCCGTCGCCGCGCCGACGGTCGGACGACTGGTGGACCGCTACGGCGAACGGCGGATGCTCACGCTTTACTACGTGCTGATTGCCTGCGTCTTTGCCGGATACGCCACTTTCCGTGACCTGCGCTTGCTGTATATGCTGTTCGTCACGGACAGTGTGTTGTTCTCCTTCAGCATGGGCATCACTGTTTTCCTGAACCGTATTGTGCACAAAGGGGAGCTCACCCCAAGCCTAGCAATGGGTACCACGATGAACCATGTGGCGGCAGTTATCATGCCTGTGCTGGGCGGTGTGCTGTGGAAGATGCTGGACGACTATCGCATCCCGTTCTGGATAGGGTTGGGGGTGGCGTTTCTGTCGCTGGTGACAGTGCAGCGCATTCCCACCCAGCGTGAATCACTTGCGGCTGCGACTGAACAGGTGCATGATGGCGTCGGCTAG
- a CDS encoding hypothetical protein (possible pseudo, frameshifted): MAVTNAELALEQARQQWLQQKAQQEAVLLALQEALGLETPPRRIEAYDISNIQGYAPVGVMVVLKEGKPSKSDYRRFGIKYLPETPNDFAMMKEVVTRRLQEAQKGNPKFAELPHLMLIDGGKGQLNAALEAMREVGVQVPAIGLAKRFEEIYLPGRSEPLILPKESPALHLLQAVRDEAHRFAVEYHRRVRIKRATSSILDEIPGVGPKRKQVLLKHFGSVKRLKEASVEDIAAVPSIPRSLAQRIYTILHKEEPTWSG; this comes from the coding sequence ATGGCGGTAACCAACGCCGAGCTGGCTCTAGAGCAGGCGCGCCAGCAGTGGCTGCAGCAGAAAGCGCAGCAAGAGGCGGTGCTGCTCGCGCTACAGGAGGCTCTGGGGCTGGAAACACCGCCCAGGCGCATTGAGGCATACGACATCTCCAACATCCAGGGCTACGCGCCGGTGGGCGTGATGGTGGTGCTGAAAGAGGGCAAACCGTCCAAAAGCGACTATCGCCGCTTCGGTATCAAATATCTGCCCGAAACACCCAACGACTTCGCTATGATGAAAGAGGTGGTCACCCGTCGTTTGCAGGAGGCGCAGAAGGGTAACCCCAAGTTTGCGGAGCTGCCCCACCTGATGCTGATTGACGGCGGCAAAGGACAACTGAACGCCGCATTGGAAGCGATGCGCGAAGTGGGCGTGCAGGTTCCGGCTATCGGTCTGGCGAAGCGGTTCGAAGAGATATACCTGCCGGGGCGGTCGGAGCCGTTGATTCTCCCCAAAGAATCGCCCGCCCTGCACCTGTTACAGGCGGTGCGTGACGAAGCACACCGCTTCGCGGTGGAGTACCACCGCAGGGTGCGTATCAAGCGCGCTACTTCCTCCATTCTGGACGAAATCCCCGGCGTAGGTCCCAAACGCAAGCAGGTATTGCTCAAGCATTTCGGCTCGGTGAAACGTTTGAAAGAAGCAAGTGTCGAAGATATTGCAGCTGTGCCATCCATTCCCCGTTCGTTGGCACAGAGGATTTACACCATATTGCACAAGGAGGAGCCAACGTGGTCGGGCTAA
- a CDS encoding nucleotide-binding protein → MKHKRWVLITGMSGAGKTLVSHIFEDLGYFCVDNLPPRLLPMLVELSKEHPQQMQHVALVIDTRCGEMFTETLPNVRRVAEQGVPIQILFLDCSDEMLVQRFKETRRKHPLFREHPTILQSIRAERALLEEVRASADRVIDTSTLAPHELRAAIEDEYRIMERTAGIAVNVVSFGFKYGIPPEADLVFDVRFLANPHYISHLRPLDGRDVPVRDYVLADPLAGDFIRKLQELIEFTLPQYIREGKAYLTIAIGCTGGRHRSVVIAEQVVQFLKQKGYRVHIQHRDVRRQPQPVSEAE, encoded by the coding sequence ATGAAACACAAACGCTGGGTATTGATTACCGGTATGTCGGGGGCGGGGAAGACGCTGGTCTCCCATATTTTCGAGGACCTGGGCTACTTTTGCGTGGATAACCTCCCACCCCGCTTGCTGCCGATGCTGGTGGAGCTGAGCAAAGAGCATCCCCAGCAGATGCAGCATGTGGCGCTGGTTATCGATACCCGTTGCGGCGAGATGTTCACGGAGACTTTGCCCAATGTACGTCGTGTTGCCGAGCAGGGCGTGCCTATCCAGATACTCTTTCTGGACTGCAGCGACGAGATGCTGGTGCAGCGGTTCAAGGAGACACGGCGCAAGCATCCTCTGTTCCGTGAGCACCCCACCATCTTGCAGAGCATCCGCGCCGAGCGTGCCCTGCTCGAGGAAGTGCGTGCCAGCGCGGACAGGGTTATAGATACCTCCACGCTGGCGCCCCACGAGCTGCGCGCCGCCATCGAAGACGAGTACCGCATCATGGAACGCACGGCAGGCATCGCGGTCAATGTGGTTTCCTTTGGTTTCAAGTACGGCATCCCACCGGAGGCGGACCTGGTGTTTGACGTGCGGTTTCTGGCAAACCCGCATTACATCTCCCATCTGCGTCCGCTGGATGGGCGCGACGTGCCTGTACGCGACTACGTGCTTGCCGACCCGCTGGCGGGCGATTTCATCCGTAAACTGCAGGAGCTAATTGAGTTCACGTTGCCCCAGTACATCCGCGAGGGTAAAGCGTACCTCACTATTGCCATTGGCTGTACCGGCGGGCGACACCGCTCCGTAGTTATCGCCGAGCAGGTGGTGCAGTTCTTGAAGCAGAAAGGTTACCGTGTGCACATCCAGCACCGGGACGTGCGACGCCAGCCGCAGCCGGTGTCGGAAGCGGAGTAA
- a CDS encoding putative gluconeogenesis factor, which yields MRDKGLRHIFHLPSARWLKPGMLVKRWLLLAMLGMVIMFAGVLILIDVQSPEWLTWLHQQVQHISQRLQPGSQGRLVLTVAGAGVALLGLAMSAIAVRGLVRTIACAIDPVAGRRLAHIIYNRRNLQLGPQLVAVGGGTGLSTLLRGLKQYSSNVTAVVTVTDDGGSSGRLTEQFGVLPPGDIRNCLVALADAEPIMTELFQYRFRGGEGLGGHSFGNLLIVAMTNITGDFERAIRETSKVLAIRGRVLPSTLDHVRLRAKMEDGSYIEGETAIASSPLKIRQMMLNPPNARPLDEALQAIREADVIVLGPGSVFTSIIPNLLVEGIADAIRNSHALRVYVCNVMTQPGETDGFTASDHVRAIEAHCPPRLFDYVLVNTTRPSPELLERYRQSGAEFVEPDIDRIRAMGYRTVVGDFISQTDVVRHDPHKLADAIMHLFSRSRK from the coding sequence ATGCGAGACAAAGGGTTGCGCCATATCTTTCATTTGCCCAGCGCGCGCTGGCTGAAGCCTGGGATGCTGGTCAAACGTTGGCTCTTGCTGGCAATGCTGGGCATGGTTATCATGTTTGCCGGGGTGCTCATCCTCATCGATGTGCAGTCTCCCGAATGGCTCACATGGCTGCATCAGCAGGTACAACACATTTCACAGCGTCTGCAGCCGGGTTCTCAAGGGCGTCTGGTGTTGACCGTTGCAGGAGCGGGTGTCGCGCTGCTGGGATTGGCAATGAGTGCGATAGCGGTACGCGGTCTGGTGCGCACCATCGCCTGTGCGATAGACCCGGTAGCGGGAAGGCGTCTCGCACACATTATCTACAACCGGCGCAACCTGCAGCTCGGTCCGCAGCTGGTAGCGGTTGGGGGAGGCACAGGACTATCCACGCTACTGCGCGGTCTCAAACAATACTCCAGCAACGTCACTGCCGTTGTCACCGTCACCGACGATGGGGGCAGCTCGGGCAGGCTGACCGAACAGTTCGGCGTGTTACCGCCGGGCGACATCCGCAACTGTCTGGTTGCCCTTGCCGATGCAGAGCCAATCATGACCGAGCTGTTCCAGTACCGCTTTCGGGGCGGCGAGGGGCTGGGTGGGCACAGCTTCGGCAACTTGCTCATCGTTGCCATGACCAACATCACGGGTGACTTCGAGCGTGCCATCCGCGAGACCAGTAAGGTTCTGGCGATACGCGGGCGCGTATTACCCTCCACGCTGGACCATGTGCGTTTGCGGGCGAAGATGGAGGATGGCTCGTATATTGAGGGGGAGACCGCCATCGCCAGCTCACCTCTCAAAATCCGGCAAATGATGCTAAACCCTCCTAATGCCCGCCCGCTGGACGAAGCGCTGCAGGCTATTCGCGAGGCGGATGTCATCGTGCTGGGCCCGGGCAGCGTATTTACCAGTATCATCCCCAATTTGCTGGTAGAGGGTATCGCCGATGCTATCCGCAACAGCCATGCCCTGCGGGTATACGTGTGCAACGTGATGACCCAGCCCGGCGAAACCGACGGCTTCACCGCCAGCGATCACGTACGCGCCATCGAGGCACACTGCCCGCCGCGTCTCTTTGATTATGTGCTGGTAAACACCACACGCCCTTCGCCGGAACTGCTGGAACGATATCGGCAATCGGGGGCGGAGTTTGTGGAGCCCGATATCGACCGTATCCGTGCTATGGGCTACCGTACCGTTGTGGGTGACTTTATTAGCCAGACCGATGTGGTGCGCCACGATCCCCATAAGCTAGCCGACGCCATCATGCACCTGTTCAGTCGCAGCCGCAAGTGA
- a CDS encoding peptidase M16, with protein MPIETFALSNGLRIVCEPMPSARSVAVGVYIGTGSRDERSSEYGVSHFIEHILFKGTLRRDALDIVREIEGRGGYINAETDKEYTAFYARVLPEDLSVALDVLSDMLLSPRLDPQDIEREKRVVLEELRELMDYPEDYVYDLFAQTLWSRHPLAHPVIGTAPTILALERSHIRWVMEERYTAPNTVVSVAGQVTAEQLLPLAERFFGNMPATQPSTKLRPARATARQRLLRHPTQQIHFCMGTTGYSLYDERKYTLAVLDTLLGGNMSSRLFQEVREKRGLVYQINTSAMAYREGGYFAVHANCSPDNYRQVIEVTREQLRGVCEGDLTEEEVQRAKHQLRGSLLMSTESVNGRMSANARSLLFYGRIITVDEIIEQVEAVDVGKVVAVAQELFGNGKMALAAIGSFPKEGTGEDDDD; from the coding sequence ATGCCCATAGAAACCTTCGCGCTATCTAATGGTCTTCGCATCGTCTGCGAACCGATGCCCTCCGCCCGTTCGGTGGCGGTGGGGGTATATATCGGTACCGGCTCTCGCGACGAACGCTCTTCTGAATACGGCGTCTCGCACTTCATCGAGCATATCCTGTTCAAGGGCACCCTGCGCCGTGATGCATTGGACATTGTGCGCGAGATCGAAGGGCGAGGAGGCTACATCAACGCCGAAACCGACAAGGAGTACACTGCCTTCTATGCGCGCGTGTTGCCCGAAGACCTCTCTGTCGCGCTGGACGTGCTTTCGGATATGCTGTTGTCGCCTCGCTTAGACCCGCAAGACATCGAGCGCGAGAAGCGTGTGGTGCTCGAAGAGCTGCGAGAGCTGATGGACTACCCAGAGGACTATGTGTACGACCTGTTCGCGCAGACACTATGGTCGCGCCATCCGCTGGCGCACCCGGTGATTGGCACGGCACCCACCATCCTTGCGCTGGAACGGTCGCATATCCGCTGGGTAATGGAGGAGCGGTACACAGCCCCGAACACGGTGGTATCGGTGGCAGGGCAGGTGACCGCCGAACAGCTGCTGCCTCTGGCGGAGCGGTTCTTCGGCAACATGCCTGCTACCCAGCCCAGCACCAAACTGCGCCCTGCTCGCGCCACGGCACGCCAACGACTATTGCGCCATCCCACCCAGCAGATACACTTCTGCATGGGCACGACGGGATACAGCCTCTACGATGAGCGCAAATACACGCTGGCGGTGCTGGATACCCTGTTGGGAGGCAATATGAGCAGCCGCCTCTTTCAAGAGGTGCGTGAGAAACGCGGGCTGGTATACCAGATCAACACCTCGGCGATGGCATACCGCGAGGGAGGATACTTCGCCGTACACGCGAACTGCAGTCCCGACAACTACAGGCAGGTGATAGAGGTCACACGGGAGCAGCTGCGCGGGGTATGTGAGGGTGACCTGACCGAAGAGGAGGTCCAACGCGCCAAACACCAGCTGCGCGGGAGCCTGCTGATGAGCACGGAGAGCGTCAACGGGCGCATGTCCGCCAACGCCAGAAGCCTGCTCTTCTACGGGCGCATCATCACCGTAGATGAGATTATCGAGCAGGTAGAGGCGGTGGATGTCGGGAAGGTGGTAGCGGTTGCGCAGGAGCTGTTCGGCAACGGCAAAATGGCTCTGGCAGCCATAGGTAGTTTTCCGAAGGAAGGAACGGGGGAGGACGATGACGACTAA
- the mpp gene encoding peptidase M16 produces the protein MSRTVAWCWLLLLAVTFARADSLPAESIKLKTFPNGLRVLVREAHEAPLVTIDLWIRAGSSRETAETNGVAHFMEHLLFRGTSKRGRGEVDRDIEELGATLNATTSRDWMHLYTTVASRYWQNALEVIADAVQNSALRPEDVEREQMIILDELARAADDPVRDANQRLAELLFQKHPYRLPVAATRDSIIRIQREQVVEFYRKYYVPNNASLVIVGDVTEAEAFAATEKLFGRWQKRDIADPQPEPEPPPDAPRHAQFKVRRGFPVVGIGFLAPSVKEVEDVCACDLLLALLGRRDGLLTRLLVGQGVATRVTTEFLTQRYPGLFSIVVELPEKGNPQQVEAMVVGALQQLAKTPVTETELARAKREIVGEYLFGMETTEGQASTLGFYEMVDTYLFATEYEKNVLSVTAEDVRRVVEKYLNPERRVVVTLVKE, from the coding sequence GTGTCCAGAACAGTGGCATGGTGCTGGCTTCTTCTGCTAGCAGTGACCTTCGCCAGGGCAGATAGTCTGCCTGCCGAATCGATCAAACTGAAAACCTTTCCAAACGGTCTACGTGTGCTCGTGCGCGAGGCGCACGAGGCTCCTCTGGTGACGATAGACCTGTGGATACGTGCGGGTTCCTCGCGAGAGACCGCCGAAACCAACGGCGTAGCCCACTTCATGGAGCACCTGTTGTTTCGCGGCACGTCGAAGCGCGGCAGGGGCGAGGTAGACCGCGACATCGAGGAACTGGGCGCTACCCTCAACGCCACCACCTCGCGCGACTGGATGCACCTCTACACCACCGTCGCCAGCCGATACTGGCAGAACGCGCTGGAGGTCATCGCCGATGCGGTGCAAAACAGCGCACTGCGTCCCGAAGATGTGGAACGCGAACAGATGATTATTCTGGACGAGCTGGCGCGCGCCGCCGATGACCCTGTACGCGATGCCAACCAGCGTCTGGCGGAATTACTCTTTCAAAAGCATCCGTATCGCCTGCCCGTTGCCGCCACCCGCGATTCGATTATCCGCATCCAGCGCGAGCAGGTGGTGGAGTTCTATCGCAAGTACTACGTGCCGAACAACGCCTCGCTGGTCATTGTGGGAGATGTGACCGAAGCGGAAGCGTTCGCAGCGACGGAAAAGCTCTTCGGCAGGTGGCAGAAGCGCGACATCGCTGACCCCCAGCCTGAGCCAGAACCGCCACCTGACGCACCTCGCCATGCCCAGTTCAAAGTGCGACGTGGTTTTCCTGTAGTGGGCATCGGCTTCTTGGCGCCGTCGGTGAAAGAGGTGGAGGACGTCTGCGCATGCGATCTGCTGCTCGCCCTGTTGGGGCGGCGGGACGGTCTGCTGACCCGTCTACTGGTTGGACAGGGAGTGGCGACGCGCGTCACGACCGAGTTCCTCACCCAGCGCTATCCCGGCTTGTTCAGCATCGTGGTGGAGCTTCCCGAAAAAGGCAACCCCCAGCAGGTGGAGGCGATGGTGGTGGGCGCACTGCAGCAGCTGGCGAAGACGCCTGTGACGGAGACGGAGCTGGCACGCGCTAAACGGGAGATCGTGGGCGAATACCTGTTCGGGATGGAGACCACCGAAGGACAGGCAAGCACCCTGGGCTTCTACGAGATGGTAGATACCTACCTCTTCGCCACCGAGTACGAGAAGAACGTGCTCTCGGTGACCGCCGAAGACGTGCGCCGCGTGGTGGAGAAGTATCTGAACCCCGAGCGCAGGGTGGTGGTAACGCTGGTGAAGGAGTAG
- the thrC2 gene encoding threonine synthase, whose protein sequence is MKKGVIARYRAFLPVTECTPVITLLEGETPLIPAPRLAQAIAPQLQIYLKYEGANPTGSFKDRGMTMAISKAAEEGVQAVICASTGNTSASAAAYAARAGMRCYVLLPSGKVALGKLTQALMHGARVIAVDGNFDAALEMVQQVAAQFPITIVNSINPYRGEGQKTAAFEICDELGDAPHYHAIPVGNARNIAAYWQGYKEYYLHGKTTRLPKMLGFQAAGAAPLVEGRVVDHPETVATAIRIGNPASWKEAIAARDESGGLIEKVTDEEILEAYRMVASLEGVFAEPASVAPIAGLRQLAQRGYFREPAVVAVTLTGHGLKDPDTALEASRVAPVHVPPEMEAVCRALEL, encoded by the coding sequence ATGAAAAAAGGGGTCATTGCCAGATACCGCGCTTTTTTGCCTGTCACCGAGTGCACGCCGGTAATCACCTTGCTGGAGGGGGAGACACCGCTCATCCCCGCCCCGCGCCTCGCGCAGGCGATTGCCCCTCAGCTGCAGATTTACCTGAAGTACGAAGGCGCGAACCCCACTGGCTCCTTCAAGGACCGGGGCATGACGATGGCTATCTCTAAGGCGGCGGAAGAAGGTGTGCAGGCGGTAATATGCGCCTCGACGGGAAACACCTCTGCCTCCGCCGCCGCATACGCGGCACGTGCAGGAATGCGCTGCTATGTGTTGCTTCCTTCTGGCAAGGTGGCGCTGGGCAAACTCACACAGGCGCTGATGCACGGCGCAAGGGTTATTGCCGTCGACGGCAACTTCGACGCCGCGCTGGAGATGGTGCAGCAGGTCGCCGCTCAATTCCCGATTACCATTGTCAATTCCATCAATCCTTATCGGGGAGAGGGGCAGAAGACCGCCGCCTTCGAGATTTGTGACGAACTGGGCGACGCTCCCCACTACCACGCGATACCCGTCGGCAATGCCCGCAACATCGCCGCCTACTGGCAGGGCTACAAAGAGTACTATTTGCACGGCAAAACCACCCGCCTGCCGAAGATGTTGGGATTTCAGGCAGCAGGGGCTGCACCCCTGGTAGAGGGGCGCGTGGTAGATCATCCCGAAACCGTAGCCACCGCCATCCGCATTGGTAACCCTGCCAGCTGGAAAGAAGCTATCGCCGCACGCGACGAGTCGGGCGGGTTGATCGAAAAGGTGACCGATGAGGAGATACTGGAAGCGTACCGAATGGTGGCGTCGCTGGAAGGGGTGTTTGCGGAACCCGCCTCTGTTGCCCCTATCGCGGGCTTACGCCAACTAGCACAGCGTGGTTATTTCCGTGAACCCGCCGTGGTAGCGGTTACCCTCACCGGGCATGGACTGAAGGACCCCGACACGGCACTAGAAGCATCGCGCGTCGCACCAGTACATGTGCCTCCTGAGATGGAGGCGGTATGCCGTGCTCTGGAACTGTAA
- a CDS encoding membrane protein: MVGLILRWVANAVALLLTVWLGKMLGLGLYVSGFWGAMIAALVIGLINAFIRPIVVMLTLPLNCVTFGLFSLVINAFLFWLAGELLTEFDVQGPVAALFGSIVMSFFSSVFSHTVAMEKHR; encoded by the coding sequence GTGGTCGGGCTAATATTGCGCTGGGTAGCGAACGCCGTGGCGTTATTGTTGACTGTGTGGCTGGGTAAAATGTTAGGCTTGGGGCTGTATGTAAGCGGTTTCTGGGGCGCGATGATTGCCGCACTGGTGATAGGGCTGATCAACGCCTTTATCCGCCCCATCGTGGTGATGCTCACCTTGCCGCTGAACTGTGTGACCTTCGGGCTATTCAGTTTGGTGATTAACGCCTTTCTATTCTGGCTGGCGGGTGAATTGCTCACCGAGTTTGACGTGCAGGGTCCTGTGGCTGCGCTGTTCGGCTCGATAGTGATGAGCTTCTTCAGCAGTGTGTTCAGCCATACTGTGGCGATGGAAAAACACCGGTGA